The proteins below are encoded in one region of Williamsoniiplasma luminosum:
- a CDS encoding type IA DNA topoisomerase, protein MKYLIIMESPSKAKHVVEYAKELQPQHKWIGGASIGHIRELSNSFDYSIGVDWNKLEASWIVSADKKKVVEELKTKASEVDQIILASDPDREGEAIAWHLFEILKNLNKPFKRMKLNSITKDEVARQLNNLSEIDYNLVNSANTRTILDKTIGYVLSQEVRQNTGGASTGRVQGATLRLIATNQQAIEEFVKDLNYTIKIEDINQLVFNLITEELKDWKTPNKPEMEQILNSLISNKANVISFVEKEFKENFFQPFDTQSALVAIIGKLKGGTSKATKALQILYEAGLITYIRTDSRNIDIKTKEKLSEYIINKFGQKALGVLKDVKVDSSAQEGHPAIIPTDFSLAKVQDKINDEYVSGVYEIIYKNTISYGLKEASGLNQTLVVELNNFIFRATAKNYLDYGVYDLYFFDKKPESNNIKPKTNFIDIHKKELVEIESKPKTLFTEVSLIKEMKKNGLGRPATYANAVEVNQRRGYTEIKSKSKISILPLGKNVNDYLKNNWNDIIAVNYTIQLEKELDLISSGKMDHKIVLKDFWNKLMKEVSSKTIQYKDCKKCKQKTWKEGLISKKGFEYSKCINETCDHIEFVQETNRDSKICTNCKVGFLKLNKTKTGKDYEYCSNKECEYINWDYGLKKCKKCKVGVVFEGVAKNGNKYQKCKNQQCDFIKFFDKKSSKSMKDNSMKEFVKTLDCETLAKMIKEDDKRRGFK, encoded by the coding sequence ATGAAATATTTAATTATTATGGAATCCCCATCTAAAGCAAAACATGTAGTTGAATATGCAAAAGAATTACAACCACAACATAAATGAATTGGTGGAGCATCAATTGGTCATATTCGTGAACTTTCAAATTCTTTTGATTATTCAATTGGAGTGGATTGAAATAAATTAGAAGCTAGTTGAATAGTTTCTGCAGATAAGAAAAAAGTAGTTGAGGAATTGAAAACCAAAGCAAGTGAAGTTGATCAAATTATTTTAGCATCGGATCCTGATCGCGAAGGTGAAGCTATCGCTTGGCATCTTTTTGAAATATTAAAAAATTTAAATAAACCATTTAAGCGAATGAAATTAAATTCAATTACAAAAGATGAAGTTGCTAGACAACTAAATAATCTAAGTGAAATTGATTATAATTTAGTAAATTCAGCTAATACTCGCACTATTTTAGATAAAACAATTGGTTATGTGCTTTCACAAGAAGTTCGCCAAAATACAGGTGGGGCATCTACCGGACGTGTACAAGGAGCAACATTAAGATTGATTGCTACTAATCAACAGGCAATTGAAGAATTTGTTAAAGATCTTAATTACACAATTAAAATTGAAGATATAAATCAATTAGTCTTTAATTTAATAACTGAAGAATTAAAAGATTGAAAAACCCCAAACAAACCAGAAATGGAGCAAATTCTAAATTCTTTAATTTCTAATAAAGCTAATGTGATTAGTTTTGTTGAAAAAGAATTTAAAGAAAATTTTTTTCAACCTTTTGATACACAAAGTGCATTGGTTGCAATAATTGGTAAATTAAAAGGCGGAACAAGCAAGGCTACAAAGGCTTTGCAAATACTTTATGAAGCTGGATTAATTACTTACATTCGTACAGATTCAAGAAATATTGATATAAAAACTAAAGAAAAACTTTCAGAATATATTATTAATAAATTTGGCCAAAAAGCATTAGGTGTTTTAAAGGATGTTAAAGTTGATTCTTCAGCTCAAGAAGGCCACCCTGCAATTATTCCAACTGATTTTTCTCTAGCAAAGGTTCAAGATAAAATTAATGATGAATATGTATCTGGTGTGTATGAAATTATTTATAAAAATACAATATCTTATGGTTTAAAAGAAGCTAGCGGTCTAAACCAAACACTAGTTGTCGAATTAAACAATTTTATATTTAGAGCCACTGCAAAAAACTATTTAGATTATGGTGTTTATGATCTTTACTTTTTTGATAAAAAACCAGAAAGTAACAACATTAAACCTAAAACTAATTTTATAGATATTCACAAAAAAGAATTGGTTGAAATTGAAAGCAAACCTAAAACTTTATTTACCGAAGTTTCTTTAATTAAAGAAATGAAAAAAAATGGTTTAGGTAGACCAGCAACATATGCTAATGCTGTTGAAGTAAATCAAAGACGTGGATACACTGAAATTAAGAGTAAATCTAAAATAAGTATTTTACCGTTAGGAAAAAATGTTAATGATTATTTAAAAAATAATTGAAATGATATTATTGCAGTGAATTATACTATTCAATTAGAAAAAGAATTGGATTTGATTTCAAGTGGAAAAATGGACCATAAAATTGTTTTGAAGGATTTTTGAAACAAACTAATGAAGGAAGTGTCTTCAAAAACTATTCAATACAAAGATTGCAAAAAGTGTAAGCAAAAAACTTGAAAGGAAGGTTTAATTTCAAAAAAAGGTTTTGAATATTCTAAGTGTATAAATGAGACTTGTGATCATATCGAATTTGTCCAAGAAACAAATCGAGATTCTAAAATTTGCACAAATTGTAAGGTTGGTTTTTTAAAACTCAACAAAACAAAAACTGGTAAAGATTATGAATATTGTTCTAACAAAGAATGTGAGTATATTAATTGAGATTATGGATTAAAAAAATGTAAAAAATGTAAAGTTGGTGTTGTATTTGAAGGTGTTGCAAAGAATGGCAATAAATATCAAAAATGTAAAAATCAACAATGTGATTTCATAAAATTTTTTGATAAAAAATCAAGCAAGTCTATGAAAGACAATTCTATGAAAGAATTTGTCAAAACATTAGATTGTGAAACTTTAGCTAAAATGATAAAAGAAGACGATAAAAGAAGAGGGTTTAAATAA
- a CDS encoding single-stranded DNA-binding protein, whose protein sequence is MNQINLIGRITKNLELKTASNGNVFLGFTIAVSEHRKDGEHTNFIPCIAFNHTAENMNKYLGKGSLISVEGRLQVRSSNKEGKYENIINVAADRVHFLESQKVKKELSVEQNNEVLTSQFNNNSTDENEDYQTLQDSILWD, encoded by the coding sequence ATGAATCAAATTAATTTAATCGGAAGAATTACAAAAAATCTTGAATTAAAAACAGCTTCTAATGGCAATGTTTTTTTAGGATTTACAATTGCGGTGTCTGAACATAGAAAAGATGGAGAACACACAAATTTTATTCCTTGTATAGCTTTTAACCACACTGCTGAAAATATGAATAAGTATTTAGGAAAAGGAAGTTTAATATCTGTTGAAGGACGATTGCAAGTACGTAGTAGTAACAAAGAGGGCAAATATGAAAATATTATCAATGTTGCAGCTGATCGAGTTCATTTTTTGGAATCTCAGAAAGTTAAAAAAGAATTAAGTGTTGAGCAAAATAATGAAGTTTTGACTTCACAATTCAATAATAATTCTACTGATGAAAATGAAGATTACCAAACACTTCAAGACTCTATTCTATGAGATTAG
- a CDS encoding Mbov_0399 family ICE element protein, protein MKKLLFSTILTSSLLVSTSFTVSYTQNLAKKLEQLKSKQLEQKNIRTIDPTYPSFTIGNPLENLKLEHEGYDWSDNKKDNKFLISWKTYANSFEEFKQKYPEIQINTPRFITKGYASYTPQTNDKSNQNPVINTNTITQSTPPDISLENAPKFHLNSSISANHGGSSSTAKAAAGVHLYEENGNIYIKAEIWAQTWRNTAFWSPEVSAEIILGDITFKTSYDFSSDLSNYTAQIQSHFQINSFTSPWINSTETINHWTGSGDSSNQAKISDEIKRRVKNLPNKDEWNSYIDLDNPQFSINEAVSNGVIKIKLNKRGVNSTIENKFKTDFEMPVTIKFDDKTIDFANSDEFIKNIEFESTTSQHIDSTNTIDIWSGNNSLTSNKDLTIQEVTARISKFKNNKQWNKYIDLDKPIFTWNKNDPNNSSQGFLKVEFKKREGVNADFVKKFKLEYNIHVKVKFDKNGITSKINDVFAKTPFDLITNTSPIMNNESIIDDQDGSPNKGLNNKQVIEREIDKRFKTLTNSHPAIANNLEITNKKFVQEENKVIIQFKDAQSLINEGQWIQNIPIKVNVRPTAIALNRSFLQRISIKPGNMIDPKNPGKSVLDEPELIWDKEKPTFVYHNKVDFEFASSKSAKETVTVNGEPIEVYDNIFKKELLDQNLGLKPNEKYVQYDIIVNGWDKIDENGQILPQPKPRTINFSIAINSLISRSSFKWMAWDPVEDKNQPEKYQQWVLTQEKLPNKDGQLEANPKYDPTIDPKSGVRIQQVFVKTDKKYLDKHPFPLDPFDLNGNFIKPENGFNEKNRTVGYFAEAYVVNKGVLNLFQDKTFDQAFEKVERIQITDSEGKPVSSENSKPELVDFKNEGQFSSSGLYEYFFYVKDKAPLYQNSSGKKLNPADVSTYPPTGNNIPASAGNILHKFLFVSNKEVAYQKFTSLPFIKNNPDIMEFNSGNSLVSHRLKWYLINKYNFTTQQLDVLNYENNFAYWKEYVSAAIDGKLTPPEPGNNFLVLNQLKLDSLLRNQTDVLKLFKEIEAYAQEKVNKFAMNNKGTAIYKTHWDLYIDGVDVALNEFNAPQHLKHLANITDEIKSANFIIKAKDNVKEVQGETKFLVVNNPFFEPDKVLDLNKINWKAQEYNFSGVEEGTNTKLDEPTFRKKWIKDLMQKQLEIAISHVNPKGKPKYLQDYKLSVLETGLGNKEYDLEAFESIQKIEEFLSNSNSNLKIKVTSNPMVKHPLLINSTIQKYINNPDAPLPPIIPTPDVATDLSLFLNVENLEIVDLINNVTNPELQPEQIFDKNNQLLWNKLISAQKEKNNKVWSNDPESAQRLNEFLDTLNIKHFKLFHKDSGQRPKPNPDKPNEVLYKGTFNIKSNNDRLYYGSHNAEFFTATKLDPPPVDHRKNIEDLFPITNIGEVIGDGDDKYTKEEVFEKLIQMNAATYDPKLFKIEYFTFRWFYQNKPSENGFDHSMQLGISTEGENYLYGSKLTINYWTTKKDKDPKPPVIDPYKPIIANISDESMTVGDKNKIITVDIENPIKNKEISVKSSDNAIAKASVNYAGKIVLQAIAEGTVTITVSYPEADDVTFQLIVNRKEIINPDPGPIDPEKPDPGPIDPEKPNPDPGGEKPNPDKDKFSPLNLLWIIPLALIGVGLIFFIGKRISIRRKSRRIGKR, encoded by the coding sequence ATGAAAAAATTACTATTTTCAACAATACTAACTAGCTCATTACTTGTCTCAACATCTTTTACTGTTTCATATACTCAAAACTTAGCTAAGAAATTGGAACAATTGAAATCTAAACAATTAGAGCAAAAAAATATCAGAACAATCGATCCAACATACCCGAGTTTCACAATTGGAAACCCGTTAGAAAATTTAAAGCTTGAGCATGAAGGCTATGATTGATCCGACAATAAAAAAGATAATAAATTTTTGATTTCTTGAAAAACATATGCAAATTCTTTTGAAGAATTTAAGCAAAAATACCCCGAGATTCAAATAAATACTCCAAGATTTATTACAAAAGGTTACGCATCTTATACGCCCCAAACCAATGATAAGTCTAATCAAAATCCTGTTATTAATACAAACACAATCACACAATCTACTCCTCCAGATATTAGTTTGGAGAATGCCCCTAAATTTCATTTAAATTCAAGCATTTCAGCAAATCATGGTGGATCAAGTTCAACTGCTAAGGCAGCAGCTGGTGTTCATTTATATGAAGAAAATGGAAATATTTATATAAAAGCGGAGATTTGAGCACAAACTTGAAGAAACACTGCTTTTTGAAGTCCGGAGGTTTCTGCTGAAATTATATTAGGTGACATAACTTTCAAAACTTCTTACGATTTTTCTTCCGATTTATCAAATTATACAGCACAAATACAATCTCATTTTCAAATTAATTCTTTTACTTCTCCATGAATTAATTCTACAGAAACAATTAATCATTGAACTGGGTCTGGAGATTCATCAAATCAAGCAAAAATTTCTGATGAAATTAAAAGAAGAGTCAAAAATCTTCCAAACAAAGATGAATGAAATAGCTATATTGATTTAGATAATCCACAATTTTCAATTAACGAGGCTGTATCAAATGGAGTTATTAAAATTAAATTAAATAAACGTGGTGTCAACTCTACTATTGAAAACAAATTCAAAACAGATTTTGAAATGCCAGTTACAATTAAATTTGATGATAAAACAATTGACTTTGCTAATAGTGATGAATTTATAAAAAATATTGAATTTGAAAGTACAACATCACAACACATAGATTCTACAAATACAATTGATATTTGATCTGGCAACAATAGTTTAACTTCTAATAAAGATTTAACAATACAAGAAGTAACTGCACGTATCAGCAAATTCAAAAACAATAAACAATGAAATAAATACATTGATTTAGACAAGCCTATTTTTACTTGAAATAAAAACGATCCTAACAATTCATCACAAGGTTTTTTAAAAGTTGAATTTAAAAAAAGAGAAGGTGTGAATGCAGATTTTGTAAAAAAATTTAAATTAGAATATAACATTCATGTTAAAGTTAAATTTGATAAAAATGGGATTACTTCAAAAATCAATGATGTTTTTGCTAAAACACCTTTTGATTTGATAACCAATACTTCCCCAATTATGAACAATGAAAGTATTATAGATGATCAAGATGGAAGTCCGAACAAAGGTTTAAACAATAAACAAGTAATTGAAAGAGAAATTGATAAACGTTTTAAAACTTTGACGAATTCTCATCCAGCTATTGCTAACAATCTAGAAATTACAAACAAAAAATTTGTTCAAGAAGAAAATAAAGTGATTATTCAATTTAAAGATGCTCAGAGTTTAATTAATGAAGGACAATGAATTCAAAATATTCCAATAAAGGTTAATGTTAGGCCAACTGCAATTGCTTTAAATAGATCATTTTTGCAAAGAATATCAATTAAACCAGGAAATATGATTGACCCAAAAAATCCAGGAAAATCTGTATTAGATGAACCGGAGTTGATTTGAGATAAAGAGAAACCAACCTTTGTTTATCATAATAAAGTTGATTTTGAATTTGCCTCTTCAAAAAGTGCTAAAGAAACTGTAACTGTAAATGGTGAACCCATTGAAGTTTATGATAACATATTTAAAAAAGAATTATTAGATCAAAATCTAGGATTGAAACCAAATGAAAAATATGTTCAGTACGATATCATCGTTAATGGTTGAGATAAAATTGATGAAAATGGTCAAATTTTACCTCAACCAAAACCGCGAACAATCAATTTTTCAATTGCAATTAATTCATTGATTTCACGTTCCTCATTTAAATGAATGGCTTGAGATCCGGTTGAAGATAAAAATCAACCTGAAAAATATCAACAATGAGTGTTAACTCAAGAGAAATTACCTAACAAGGATGGTCAATTAGAAGCTAATCCAAAATATGATCCAACAATCGATCCTAAATCAGGAGTTAGAATACAACAAGTTTTTGTGAAAACAGATAAAAAATATTTAGATAAACATCCTTTCCCTCTAGATCCATTTGATTTAAATGGTAATTTCATTAAACCTGAAAATGGTTTTAACGAAAAAAATAGAACTGTTGGATATTTTGCAGAAGCTTATGTTGTAAATAAAGGGGTTTTAAATCTTTTCCAAGACAAAACATTTGATCAAGCTTTTGAAAAAGTGGAAAGAATACAAATTACAGATTCAGAAGGAAAACCCGTGAGTTCAGAGAATTCAAAACCAGAATTAGTTGATTTTAAAAATGAAGGACAATTTAGTTCTTCGGGGTTATATGAATATTTCTTCTATGTAAAAGATAAAGCTCCACTTTATCAAAATTCATCTGGTAAAAAATTAAATCCAGCAGATGTTTCAACTTATCCACCAACCGGAAATAATATTCCTGCTTCTGCTGGTAATATTCTTCATAAATTTTTATTTGTTTCTAACAAGGAAGTTGCATATCAAAAATTTACATCATTGCCTTTCATTAAAAATAATCCTGATATTATGGAATTTAATTCTGGGAATTCATTAGTTTCTCATCGTTTAAAATGATATTTAATAAATAAATATAACTTTACTACACAACAACTTGATGTTTTGAACTATGAAAATAATTTTGCTTATTGAAAGGAATATGTATCTGCTGCAATTGATGGAAAATTGACACCACCAGAACCAGGAAATAATTTTTTAGTCTTAAATCAACTAAAATTAGATTCTTTATTAAGAAACCAAACTGATGTTTTAAAATTATTCAAAGAAATTGAAGCTTATGCTCAAGAAAAAGTTAATAAATTCGCTATGAATAATAAAGGAACTGCAATATATAAAACTCATTGAGATTTATATATCGATGGTGTTGATGTTGCTTTAAATGAGTTTAATGCACCACAACACTTAAAACACTTAGCTAATATTACTGATGAAATAAAATCTGCTAATTTTATTATTAAAGCAAAAGACAATGTCAAAGAAGTACAGGGGGAAACAAAATTTTTAGTTGTTAATAATCCATTCTTTGAACCGGATAAAGTTTTAGATTTAAATAAAATAAACTGAAAAGCTCAAGAATATAACTTCTCAGGTGTTGAAGAAGGTACAAACACCAAATTAGATGAACCAACATTTAGAAAAAAATGAATTAAGGATTTAATGCAAAAACAATTAGAAATAGCAATTTCACATGTAAATCCAAAGGGAAAACCTAAATATTTACAAGATTATAAATTGTCAGTTTTAGAAACTGGTTTAGGAAACAAAGAATATGATTTAGAGGCTTTTGAATCAATTCAAAAAATTGAAGAATTTTTATCAAATTCAAATTCAAACTTAAAGATTAAAGTTACATCTAACCCAATGGTTAAACATCCATTATTGATAAATTCCACTATTCAAAAATATATTAATAATCCCGATGCACCACTTCCACCAATTATTCCAACTCCAGATGTTGCAACAGATCTTAGTTTATTCTTAAATGTTGAAAATTTAGAAATTGTAGACTTAATAAACAATGTTACAAATCCTGAATTACAACCAGAACAGATTTTTGATAAAAATAATCAACTTTTATGAAACAAATTAATTAGTGCTCAAAAAGAAAAGAATAATAAAGTGTGAAGCAATGATCCGGAGTCTGCACAACGTTTAAACGAGTTTTTAGATACATTAAACATTAAACATTTTAAATTATTTCACAAAGATTCAGGTCAAAGACCTAAACCTAATCCTGATAAACCAAATGAAGTCTTATACAAAGGCACATTTAATATAAAATCAAATAATGATCGATTATATTATGGTTCTCACAATGCAGAATTCTTTACTGCTACAAAACTCGATCCACCACCAGTTGACCACAGGAAAAATATTGAAGATTTATTTCCTATTACAAATATTGGTGAGGTAATTGGTGATGGTGATGATAAATATACAAAAGAAGAAGTTTTTGAAAAATTAATTCAAATGAATGCTGCAACATATGATCCTAAATTATTTAAAATTGAGTACTTTACATTTAGATGATTTTATCAAAACAAACCAAGTGAAAATGGTTTCGACCATTCTATGCAACTGGGTATTTCCACAGAAGGAGAAAATTATCTATACGGTTCTAAATTAACTATTAATTACTGAACAACTAAAAAAGACAAAGATCCAAAACCACCAGTAATTGATCCATACAAACCAATCATTGCAAATATTTCTGATGAATCAATGACAGTTGGCGATAAAAATAAGATAATTACAGTTGATATAGAAAATCCTATTAAGAATAAGGAAATTTCTGTCAAGTCAAGTGATAATGCTATTGCGAAAGCAAGTGTTAATTATGCTGGTAAAATCGTCCTTCAAGCTATAGCTGAAGGTACAGTTACAATTACTGTTTCATATCCAGAAGCTGATGATGTTACTTTTCAATTAATTGTAAATAGAAAAGAAATTATTAATCCAGACCCAGGGCCAATTGATCCTGAAAAACCAGACCCAGGGCCAATTGATCCTGAAAAACCGAACCCAGACCCAGGTGGTGAAAAACCAAATCCTGATAAAGATAAGTTTAGTCCATTAAATTTATTGTGAATTATACCACTAGCTTTAATTGGTGTTGGATTAATATTTTTTATAGGAAAACGTATTTCAATCCGAAGAAAATCTCGTAGAATAGGTAAGCGATAA
- a CDS encoding type II toxin-antitoxin system antitoxin SocA domain-containing protein, producing MNVEYIKEVISKRKKINSFFELDTEDIEKIWFASNRFFDISKQRKFTIYKTHFLKFISILEIEYMKQAGNYFTSQKMIRMENGPVPSKMKDFIDYFFLEQLSSNNEISPFKISNKTNGKKQLEWNEEFETFKIFSSEFELNLIEWCTNKIFELNNSKKLSDFTHKYKSWINAVDGKEMNLLDEIDDKERRFDMEIIYG from the coding sequence ATGAATGTAGAATATATAAAAGAAGTGATCTCAAAAAGAAAAAAAATAAATTCTTTTTTTGAGTTAGACACCGAAGATATTGAAAAGATTTGGTTTGCATCTAATCGTTTTTTTGATATATCAAAACAAAGAAAATTTACTATTTACAAAACTCATTTTTTAAAATTTATTTCAATATTAGAAATAGAGTACATGAAACAAGCCGGAAATTATTTTACTAGTCAAAAAATGATTAGAATGGAGAATGGACCTGTTCCATCTAAAATGAAAGATTTTATAGATTATTTTTTTTTAGAACAATTATCTTCAAATAATGAAATTAGTCCTTTTAAAATATCTAACAAAACTAATGGAAAAAAACAATTAGAATGAAATGAAGAATTTGAAACATTCAAAATATTTTCTTCTGAATTTGAATTGAATTTGATAGAGTGATGCACAAACAAAATTTTTGAACTAAACAATTCGAAAAAACTTTCTGATTTTACACATAAATATAAATCTTGAATTAATGCTGTTGATGGCAAAGAAATGAATTTATTAGATGAAATAGATGATAAAGAAAGAAGGTTTGATATGGAAATCATCTATGGATAG
- a CDS encoding Mbov_0396 family ICE element transmembrane protein: MFDWLFDLLNNVISSSLTGFVFSIVWLVLIGPILMLLETFEQLFVYLSGQLVLQVIFGIGSTDAAGNTITTFSFANLPIAFWAFLIFSFMLMGVLWGVNYWSICMSDDLEVKERLVKATKFSLIGIATAVFMPLALFILAGFTVHLVNLIVFIFGNNEGGANKASSISGMLYHIGDVNWDGKITVAGGTALWKPPGNLLEKGQYNILVTIAGTFGMFYGMAIGVVSLALKTFEIFWLFIKGPVVAATTVQDDGARLKVWREAILNKFLAVALGLSTYLSSIVLLGILIKIKPSQVIPGAGGMTDTTFRLIMILASAAWIMMGPSLASMFTGGEKAIDRAANESVKGAVKAAGVGVLASARVGGVGAGIAIGSKTLQNKSWGLGRSEDWKKKHGLGGLNNRMMGGSDQLSPQESDGVEGMADAAEKMTQNTPEPVKNMFGAWRGRGGAVMAGVGIAGAVLGTGAALLSKKKRGAAKAKIGERYTQMRSKISQKVADVRTGEVGGKGTAKFEGDYETRFNNATQRLTEQFNEYGHFEEGTKEYAKAHKGFINQRAKDIKMVRKAGAKEKAIQHTDKPIAYKTTKIEKTLNNKQALAEKKVNDSNRKVEKINARVEKQNVKPLTAEEKSAHKIAKKQTSATVKHQNKIETKAMKDFKPSKEARKADKTIGRKKQLEWNEGMNKTK; encoded by the coding sequence ATGTTTGATTGATTATTTGACTTATTAAATAATGTAATTAGCTCATCTTTAACGGGGTTTGTTTTTTCTATTGTTTGATTAGTCTTAATTGGACCGATATTAATGTTGTTAGAAACATTTGAACAACTTTTTGTGTACTTATCTGGTCAATTAGTATTACAAGTTATTTTTGGAATTGGTTCAACTGATGCAGCCGGAAACACGATTACAACATTCTCATTTGCAAATCTTCCAATAGCCTTTTGAGCATTTCTAATATTTAGTTTTATGCTCATGGGCGTTCTTTGGGGCGTTAATTATTGGAGCATTTGTATGAGTGACGATTTGGAAGTCAAAGAAAGACTTGTTAAAGCAACAAAATTTTCATTAATTGGAATTGCAACAGCAGTCTTTATGCCACTCGCATTATTTATTCTTGCTGGTTTTACAGTACATCTGGTGAATTTAATTGTTTTCATTTTTGGAAACAATGAAGGAGGTGCTAATAAAGCAAGTTCAATTTCTGGGATGTTATATCACATTGGTGATGTTAATTGAGACGGTAAAATTACAGTTGCTGGTGGAACTGCTTTATGAAAACCACCAGGAAATTTATTGGAAAAAGGACAATATAATATTCTTGTAACTATTGCAGGAACATTTGGAATGTTTTATGGAATGGCTATTGGGGTAGTTTCATTAGCTTTAAAAACTTTTGAAATTTTTTGATTATTTATTAAAGGACCAGTGGTAGCTGCTACAACCGTTCAAGATGATGGTGCAAGATTAAAAGTTTGAAGAGAAGCAATCTTAAACAAATTCTTAGCAGTCGCCTTAGGCTTAAGTACATACTTGTCGTCAATTGTTTTATTAGGAATACTAATTAAAATTAAACCATCTCAAGTTATACCTGGAGCTGGTGGAATGACTGACACTACCTTTAGATTAATTATGATCTTAGCAAGTGCTGCTTGAATCATGATGGGGCCAAGTTTAGCTTCAATGTTTACAGGTGGCGAAAAAGCCATTGATAGAGCAGCTAATGAGTCAGTGAAAGGTGCAGTTAAAGCTGCCGGAGTTGGAGTATTAGCATCTGCTCGTGTTGGTGGAGTTGGAGCCGGAATTGCGATTGGAAGTAAAACTTTACAAAACAAATCATGAGGGCTTGGAAGAAGTGAAGACTGAAAGAAAAAACATGGTCTTGGTGGACTAAACAATCGTATGATGGGAGGATCTGACCAATTAAGTCCTCAAGAATCTGATGGAGTTGAAGGAATGGCTGATGCAGCTGAAAAAATGACTCAAAACACACCTGAACCAGTAAAAAATATGTTTGGTGCTTGAAGAGGTCGTGGTGGAGCTGTTATGGCTGGAGTTGGAATTGCTGGAGCTGTTTTAGGAACTGGAGCCGCTTTATTATCTAAAAAGAAAAGAGGGGCCGCTAAAGCTAAAATTGGTGAACGATATACTCAAATGCGTAGTAAAATTTCTCAAAAAGTTGCTGATGTTAGAACTGGTGAAGTTGGAGGTAAAGGAACTGCTAAATTTGAAGGTGATTATGAAACTCGTTTCAATAATGCTACACAAAGATTAACTGAACAATTTAACGAATATGGTCATTTCGAAGAAGGCACAAAAGAATACGCCAAAGCACATAAAGGTTTCATCAATCAACGTGCAAAAGATATCAAGATGGTGCGAAAAGCTGGAGCAAAAGAAAAAGCAATTCAACACACTGATAAACCTATTGCATACAAAACAACTAAAATAGAAAAAACTTTAAACAACAAACAAGCTCTTGCAGAAAAAAAAGTTAATGATTCAAATCGAAAAGTTGAGAAAATTAATGCTCGTGTTGAAAAACAGAACGTTAAACCATTAACTGCCGAAGAAAAATCTGCTCATAAGATTGCTAAAAAGCAAACTTCTGCTACAGTAAAACACCAAAACAAAATTGAAACAAAAGCAATGAAAGACTTTAAACCTTCAAAAGAGGCCCGTAAAGCAGACAAAACTATCGGAAGAAAAAAACAATTAGAATGAAATGAAGGAATGAACAAAACAAAATAA
- a CDS encoding SprT-like domain-containing protein, whose translation MENKLIDSTNLIKTFNDLHAYLNEKHFKNKLGKAVITIVSNPKNKRVFGHYTNHPVWNEKYHEIVLHGLVFNGNPAKVTATLFHEMIHQYCSENNIHDVESNGRHNKNFKKHAEEFGLTVLKPNNKNIGYKTELDEKLWNDISTNSNIDFKVLEDYINSFNVDKFKNSNTNNGQKPVEKTPKPLGKKDLEIASLKFEVEELLERIKILEIENEYLKKQDKFNKEIISNYENKKASDNNLKDLEEIEL comes from the coding sequence ATGGAAAATAAATTAATAGATTCGACCAATTTGATCAAAACCTTTAATGATTTACATGCATATTTAAATGAAAAACATTTCAAAAATAAATTAGGTAAAGCGGTTATTACTATTGTTTCTAATCCGAAGAATAAAAGGGTTTTTGGTCACTACACCAATCATCCGGTTTGAAACGAGAAGTATCATGAAATTGTTTTACATGGATTGGTTTTTAATGGTAATCCAGCAAAAGTAACTGCGACGCTATTTCATGAAATGATTCATCAATATTGTTCTGAAAACAATATTCACGATGTAGAAAGTAATGGTCGCCATAATAAAAACTTTAAAAAACATGCTGAAGAATTTGGTTTAACCGTTTTAAAGCCGAACAATAAAAACATAGGATATAAAACAGAACTGGATGAGAAATTGTGAAATGATATTTCTACTAATAGTAATATTGATTTTAAAGTATTAGAAGATTACATTAATTCATTTAATGTAGATAAATTTAAAAATTCTAATACTAACAACGGTCAAAAACCAGTTGAAAAAACACCAAAACCTTTAGGTAAAAAAGATTTAGAAATTGCAAGTTTAAAATTTGAAGTTGAAGAACTTTTAGAAAGAATCAAAATTTTAGAAATTGAAAATGAATATCTTAAAAAACAAGATAAATTCAACAAAGAAATAATTTCAAATTACGAAAACAAAAAAGCTTCTGATAATAATCTAAAAGATTTAGAAGAAATCGAACTTTAA